A single Paraburkholderia megapolitana DNA region contains:
- a CDS encoding GIY-YIG nuclease family protein, which yields MKLVDAVYTVVSGASMPVTPQHIRDEIKRRYPELYGTDAAKRNVERRNFNDLDHALLSPIYKICTKDDRYFVDRSTKPFSVSLASISAVEDALDSDVGEDFEQEVGTLYVLSTGVYTRDGKAIVKIGFTTQELSLRIKQLYTTGAMFRFEPVVSYEVRGYDLLEQALHRLLAPFRLNEAREFFTDEVLPFVEDVVNVHRRIQGARSTASRS from the coding sequence ATGAAGCTTGTTGACGCGGTTTACACGGTAGTGTCCGGCGCATCGATGCCGGTCACGCCGCAACACATTCGAGACGAGATCAAGCGTCGATACCCGGAACTCTACGGAACGGACGCTGCAAAGCGAAATGTTGAAAGGCGAAACTTCAACGACCTCGATCACGCTCTGCTTTCGCCGATTTACAAAATTTGCACGAAGGACGATCGCTACTTTGTCGATCGATCCACTAAGCCATTCAGCGTATCTTTGGCGTCAATTTCTGCGGTTGAGGACGCGTTGGACAGCGACGTAGGCGAAGATTTCGAGCAAGAGGTGGGAACGTTGTATGTTCTCTCGACCGGCGTTTATACGCGTGATGGGAAAGCTATCGTGAAGATCGGCTTCACGACCCAAGAGCTTTCGCTGCGCATTAAGCAACTCTACACGACCGGCGCTATGTTTCGCTTCGAACCCGTCGTGTCGTATGAAGTGAGGGGATACGACCTGTTGGAGCAAGCCTTGCATCGCTTGCTCGCGCCGTTTCGACTCAACGAGGCACGGGAGTTCTTTACCGACGAGGTGCTACCGTTTGTTGAGGACGTTGTGAATGTTCACCGACGTATCCAGGGGGCCCGGTCTACGGCCTCTCGTTCATAG
- a CDS encoding tyrosine-type recombinase/integrase, which produces MEATVNSNAPRVPWNKDKLTGQKSPLKLREIWAIRIRLQLGAKTRDLAMFNLAIDSKLRACDLTKLRVRDICLGTRVASRATVMQQKTQRPVQFEITEQTRDSVESWIRSAGLSPSDFLFPGRIHASPHLSTRQYARIVHRWVKSIGLDDTAYGTHTMRRTKASLIYRRTKNLRAVQLLLGHTKLESTVRYLGIEVDDALEMAEQTEV; this is translated from the coding sequence ATGGAAGCGACTGTCAACAGCAACGCGCCACGCGTGCCGTGGAACAAAGACAAACTCACCGGCCAGAAGTCGCCGCTGAAGCTCAGGGAAATCTGGGCTATTCGAATCCGCCTGCAACTAGGGGCGAAAACTCGTGATCTGGCGATGTTCAATCTGGCGATAGACAGCAAGCTGCGAGCGTGCGACCTGACGAAGCTGCGGGTACGCGACATCTGCCTGGGCACTCGCGTAGCTTCCCGGGCGACTGTCATGCAACAGAAAACTCAGCGACCGGTGCAATTCGAGATTACAGAGCAAACGCGGGATAGCGTGGAAAGCTGGATCAGGTCAGCAGGGCTGTCTCCCTCAGACTTCCTGTTCCCGGGCCGCATTCACGCGTCGCCCCACCTTTCGACCCGCCAGTATGCAAGGATCGTCCATCGTTGGGTGAAATCGATCGGACTTGACGACACGGCCTACGGCACGCACACCATGCGTCGAACGAAAGCGTCGCTGATTTACCGCCGTACCAAGAATCTCAGAGCCGTACAGTTACTGCTTGGCCATACAAAACTTGAGAGTACGGTCCGATATCTCGGCATCGAGGTTGACGACGCCCTCGAGATGGCCGAACAAACGGAGGTCTGA
- a CDS encoding GNAT family N-acetyltransferase: MISIPANGILLRDFRRDDLSQYQILRSDPKFQRFYSEEDSAPDKAKELLRMFISQRDEAPRTKYQLAVVSDSGDLMGSCGIRIESPGHASIGCELGRRWHGTGAARYAVDALLEFGFLELAVQRIFAETISENKAAIRLCKTVGMRVESEHVNDRHFKGREWTTTVLAISRNEWQVDHARREPRQGRHPNGSFLKL, translated from the coding sequence ATGATTTCAATACCTGCCAATGGAATTCTCCTCCGGGACTTTCGACGGGATGACTTATCGCAGTATCAGATCCTCCGAAGTGATCCGAAATTTCAGCGCTTTTATAGCGAAGAGGATTCTGCGCCAGACAAGGCCAAAGAACTCCTCCGCATGTTCATTTCACAACGCGACGAAGCACCGAGGACGAAGTATCAACTGGCGGTTGTGTCGGACTCTGGTGACCTAATGGGCTCCTGCGGCATTCGAATTGAATCACCCGGACACGCATCGATCGGTTGCGAGTTAGGGCGGCGATGGCATGGGACGGGCGCTGCACGCTACGCCGTGGACGCCCTGTTGGAGTTCGGATTCCTCGAACTGGCAGTTCAGCGAATCTTCGCGGAAACGATTTCGGAGAACAAGGCAGCAATAAGACTCTGCAAAACCGTTGGAATGCGCGTCGAATCAGAACATGTCAATGATCGGCACTTCAAGGGCCGGGAGTGGACTACGACAGTCCTCGCCATCAGTCGGAACGAGTGGCAGGTCGATCATGCTCGGCGCGAACCTCGCCAGGGGCGTCATCCCAATGGCAGTTTTTTGAAATTGTAA
- a CDS encoding AIR synthase related protein, giving the protein MTSLSYEAAGVDYGVIDPLKIAAQEAAKSTAGNLTRHGFRELEESRGESAYVVDTGSLLIASITECLGTKILITDEVYRATGKSHYAAIAQDTLAMAINDLVTVGATPVSAHAYWAAGGNEWFADARRANDLVQGWKAACDYCGVAWGGGETPNLSGVVVDGRIDLAASCVGIVASRERLTLGKNLAIGDAIVLLGSSGIHSNGVSLARTLAASLPGGYATPIEDGRTFGEALLDPTVLYSTVTEAIFKAGILPKYSANVTGHGWRKLMRHAGDFSYDIHSIPPVPAVLKFICSAGKLDVREAYSTLNMGAGFAIFTAPEDAPRVVAIAESLGVTALEAGRVEAGPKRLRIKPLDIEFAGSELTVRA; this is encoded by the coding sequence ATGACGTCTCTAAGTTATGAAGCAGCAGGAGTTGATTACGGTGTGATCGATCCGCTAAAAATCGCCGCACAGGAAGCGGCGAAAAGCACTGCGGGAAATTTGACGCGTCATGGCTTCCGGGAACTAGAAGAATCCAGAGGGGAGTCTGCGTACGTGGTCGATACAGGATCGCTCTTGATCGCATCGATTACAGAATGCCTCGGGACGAAAATTCTGATAACAGATGAGGTCTACCGGGCGACCGGGAAAAGCCACTACGCGGCGATAGCGCAAGACACGCTCGCAATGGCCATCAACGATCTCGTGACCGTCGGTGCGACGCCTGTTTCTGCTCATGCGTACTGGGCGGCAGGTGGCAACGAGTGGTTTGCCGATGCCAGACGAGCAAATGACCTGGTTCAGGGGTGGAAGGCAGCGTGCGACTACTGCGGAGTAGCATGGGGCGGAGGGGAAACCCCGAATCTATCCGGGGTCGTCGTTGATGGTCGTATCGACCTCGCTGCTTCTTGCGTTGGTATCGTTGCAAGCCGCGAACGCTTGACGCTGGGAAAGAACCTCGCCATCGGCGATGCGATCGTATTGCTGGGATCGAGCGGGATTCATTCCAACGGCGTCTCACTTGCGCGCACTCTCGCGGCCTCCCTTCCCGGGGGATACGCCACGCCGATTGAAGATGGGCGTACGTTTGGAGAAGCGCTACTGGACCCAACGGTGCTCTATTCGACCGTGACGGAGGCGATTTTCAAAGCGGGGATTCTCCCGAAGTATTCGGCAAACGTAACAGGTCACGGTTGGCGAAAACTCATGCGCCATGCTGGCGACTTTTCTTACGACATTCATAGCATTCCACCCGTTCCCGCTGTGTTGAAGTTCATCTGTTCAGCGGGAAAGCTAGACGTCAGAGAGGCATACAGCACGCTGAACATGGGTGCTGGTTTTGCTATTTTCACGGCTCCCGAAGATGCACCTCGTGTCGTAGCGATTGCAGAAAGTCTAGGCGTCACGGCCCTCGAAGCGGGCCGTGTCGAAGCTGGACCAAAGCGCCTCCGGATCAAGCCTTTGGATATCGAGTTTGCAGGCTCCGAACTGACAGTGAGAGCGTAG
- a CDS encoding alpha/beta hydrolase, which produces MSIASAETQGLKSIPPDSGIGAMPERELVNTPVPLVQKGRLDIETRSGDFKLPVAVSRDWTKPQDDVTRAVIVIPGWPRRDLRSGEHAAEVAGAAARTTVIVTPQFLTARDVTAHNLADNVLRWGEDDWKVGNLSQDTAAISSFQVVDEIFHRLADRAIFPNLNTIVLAGHSAGGQFVQRYAVLGRGESDLGDARVHVRYVVANPATYLYLTDERPDSNGDFAPFNAASCRAFNRWSYGLQAGIPAYSPRPGSIDELKTRYLRRDIIYLLGTADNAPDGDGQDQSCAAEAQGASRYARGQAFDAYVHILDPHTTQRVYEARGIGHSSYRMFSSLCGQAALFDKPGCDSASE; this is translated from the coding sequence GTGTCAATTGCCTCGGCCGAAACACAGGGTCTCAAGTCTATTCCGCCCGATTCAGGCATCGGGGCCATGCCAGAGCGTGAGCTTGTAAATACCCCCGTACCTTTAGTGCAGAAAGGACGACTGGACATTGAGACCCGGTCGGGCGACTTTAAGTTACCGGTTGCGGTATCGCGGGATTGGACCAAGCCACAGGACGATGTTACCCGTGCCGTCATCGTGATCCCTGGCTGGCCGCGGCGGGATCTTCGCTCAGGAGAGCACGCCGCAGAAGTGGCGGGAGCCGCAGCGCGCACAACTGTCATAGTCACGCCTCAGTTTTTGACGGCGCGAGATGTCACCGCACACAATTTAGCGGACAACGTTCTCAGATGGGGTGAGGACGACTGGAAGGTAGGAAATCTATCTCAGGACACGGCGGCGATCAGTTCATTTCAAGTCGTCGATGAGATTTTCCACCGGTTGGCGGATCGTGCGATATTTCCGAACCTCAACACTATTGTGCTTGCCGGGCATTCAGCAGGGGGGCAATTTGTTCAGCGCTATGCAGTTCTTGGAAGAGGCGAATCTGATCTTGGGGACGCCCGGGTCCATGTCCGGTATGTAGTAGCAAACCCTGCGACGTACCTTTATCTGACAGACGAGCGCCCCGATTCCAACGGGGACTTTGCGCCTTTCAACGCAGCTTCGTGTCGAGCGTTCAATCGATGGAGTTACGGTCTGCAAGCTGGCATCCCTGCCTATTCGCCTCGACCGGGTTCAATCGATGAACTCAAGACACGTTACCTCCGACGCGACATCATCTATCTCCTCGGGACCGCAGACAACGCTCCAGACGGGGACGGCCAGGATCAGTCATGCGCTGCCGAGGCGCAGGGTGCGAGCCGTTATGCCCGTGGACAAGCTTTTGATGCCTACGTGCACATACTTGATCCCCACACAACGCAGCGAGTTTACGAGGCTCGTGGGATTGGGCATTCCAGCTACCGAATGTTCTCATCGCTGTGCGGGCAGGCGGCATTGTTCGATAAGCCGGGTTGCGACTCGGCATCGGAATGA